In SAR324 cluster bacterium, the following proteins share a genomic window:
- the flgA gene encoding flagellar basal body P-ring formation chaperone FlgA yields MKNLWLLIGLLIGFVLPVSAVEALSEEDFDKIQVFLAETSAVSDEEYTLGEIAELQGNDPSLVDRIAGLKVGRSPLPGRNLTVTRSLLLSRLRFHKIDIDKLVFPNNETVKVYRAALKVPGKDIEEAVLAFIKNRHPDEDVQPKLLAQVNDVFLPRGELSYDISEIGIYKKEGGYRNYQVHFRVDGESARKVTVRAYLKVYKEIFVAKDTIQRDKIIEETDLVRVRRNVDRTTADYVTESQDLVGKIATRTINPKEVIQERTVATPPLVNSGDRLMIVYETPLLRLTAPGISMSKGRRGEKILVRNVDSKLVVYATVQDENTVQVQ; encoded by the coding sequence AGGTCTTTCTCGCTGAGACATCTGCGGTGTCTGACGAAGAATATACCCTCGGTGAAATTGCGGAACTACAGGGTAACGATCCCAGCTTGGTTGATCGCATCGCTGGACTGAAGGTGGGCCGCTCTCCGCTGCCTGGTAGAAATCTGACAGTCACTCGTTCTCTACTGCTCTCCCGTCTACGTTTCCACAAGATAGACATCGACAAGTTGGTCTTCCCCAACAATGAAACCGTCAAAGTCTATCGAGCTGCGCTCAAGGTGCCTGGAAAAGATATTGAAGAAGCAGTACTGGCTTTCATCAAAAACAGGCATCCAGACGAGGACGTTCAACCCAAGCTATTGGCACAGGTCAACGATGTGTTCCTGCCGCGTGGAGAGCTGAGCTATGACATCAGTGAGATCGGAATTTACAAGAAGGAAGGGGGATATCGGAACTACCAGGTTCATTTCCGGGTTGATGGAGAATCAGCACGCAAGGTGACTGTACGGGCGTATCTGAAGGTCTACAAAGAGATCTTTGTCGCCAAGGATACGATTCAGCGAGATAAGATCATTGAAGAGACCGATCTGGTGCGAGTGCGCCGCAACGTGGACCGAACAACAGCCGATTATGTCACCGAATCCCAGGATCTGGTGGGCAAAATCGCAACCCGCACAATCAATCCGAAGGAAGTGATCCAGGAAAGGACCGTTGCCACTCCACCACTGGTCAATAGTGGAGACCGTCTGATGATTGTTTATGAAACCCCTCTGCTCCGCCTGACAGCTCCTGGTATTTCGATGTCCAAAGGACGAAGGGGTGAAAAAATTCTGGTTCGCAACGTAGATAGCAAATTGGTGGTCTACGCCACCGTGCAGGATGAGAACACGGTTCAGGTACAGTGA
- a CDS encoding flagellar basal body L-ring protein FlgH: MNKNKVVRTLILWGLLIVIAGCSALAPPPPPQPIRKQLADNSARRQRQPALNTSRNALEGSLWRSEASFGNLFRDHRARYRGDLLTIQEVDLISNVPPPKEGGGDGGEAAAAPQNEVQAASLALEALTLRNAIEEEQNEILRGLNTISARVVRVYPDGNMLISGQKVDYRQRNQVRYVTTVQGVLRPADVSGENLVSATKLVNPEIKVRRQQSSGLVRERLEQLAPLIGNDAAGLAGRLSDLGN; the protein is encoded by the coding sequence ATGAACAAAAACAAAGTTGTTAGAACTCTGATTTTGTGGGGACTGCTGATAGTCATTGCTGGCTGTTCAGCGTTGGCACCGCCACCACCACCACAACCGATCAGGAAACAGCTGGCAGACAATTCTGCACGTCGTCAGCGTCAGCCTGCACTCAACACGAGTCGTAACGCCCTGGAAGGATCCCTTTGGCGTAGTGAGGCTTCCTTCGGTAATCTCTTCCGTGATCATCGTGCTCGCTATCGTGGAGATCTGCTCACTATTCAGGAAGTAGATTTGATCAGCAACGTACCTCCACCCAAAGAGGGAGGAGGAGATGGTGGAGAAGCTGCAGCTGCACCACAGAATGAGGTTCAAGCAGCAAGTCTGGCTCTGGAAGCGCTGACCCTGCGGAATGCGATTGAAGAAGAGCAGAATGAGATTCTACGGGGACTGAACACGATCAGCGCGCGAGTCGTTCGTGTTTACCCGGATGGAAACATGCTCATCTCTGGACAGAAAGTGGACTACCGACAGCGAAATCAGGTGCGTTATGTGACTACTGTGCAGGGAGTGCTACGTCCCGCAGATGTGAGCGGAGAAAACCTTGTTTCAGCGACGAAACTGGTAAACCCAGAAATCAAAGTTCGAAGACAACAATCTAGTGGTCTGGTCCGCGAAAGACTCGAGCAGTTAGCACCGTTGATCGGCAACGATGCTGCTGGACTAGCAGGGCGTTTGAGCGATCTCGGCAACTAA